AATGAAAATCCATTTTCGCTTCCTCCTCTTCTCAATGATCGGGATCTTTGTCGGCTGTGGTTCCATTGATTCGACTGAGGTGGTGGCTCCACCCCAGCCGGCCACAACGACGGGAAGCGGTACGGTGGACCTTTCCGGCGAGGCCACATTCAGCGGAACGGTTCAACCGATTCTCTTGGCGAACTGCTCGGCTTGCCACAATTCCACCTCCCTCACAGGTGGTCTGGATGTCACGACCTATTCTGGGCTGGTCGAACAAACCGATGTTGTCGTGCCCGGGGATCCCGACGAGTCGAAATTGATCCAGTTCTTGGAGGGAGGAATCATGCCGCCGCCCGGAAATCCTGCACCGTCGGACGAAGAAATCGCCGCAATTCGCGCCTGGGTCGGGGCT
The sequence above is a segment of the Bdellovibrionota bacterium genome. Coding sequences within it:
- a CDS encoding c-type cytochrome domain-containing protein — protein: MKIHFRFLLFSMIGIFVGCGSIDSTEVVAPPQPATTTGSGTVDLSGEATFSGTVQPILLANCSACHNSTSLTGGLDVTTYSGLVEQTDVVVPGDPDESKLIQFLEGGIMPPPGNPAPSDEEIAAIRAWVGAGALDD